From the Phyllopteryx taeniolatus isolate TA_2022b chromosome 16, UOR_Ptae_1.2, whole genome shotgun sequence genome, one window contains:
- the LOC133466373 gene encoding small integral membrane protein 10-like protein 2A isoform X2, protein MTGLSHLVLRFSGTAGRTYGVFSKGLTRTLLIFFGLAWRLRIRFPYIYLVASMMFNVRLQCQ, encoded by the exons ATGACGGGGCTGTCTCACTTGGTGCTCCGCTTCTCGGGCACCGCGGGGCGCACCTACGGAGTCTTCTCCAAAGGCCTGACCAGGACTTTGTTGATATTCTTCGGTCTGGCCTGGCGACTGCGAATCAGGTTCCCGTACATCTACCTTGTCGCCTCCATGATGTTTAACGTCAGGCTCCAG TGTCAGTGA
- the LOC133466373 gene encoding small integral membrane protein 10-like protein 2A isoform X1: MTGLSHLVLRFSGTAGRTYGVFSKGLTRTLLIFFGLAWRLRIRFPYIYLVASMMFNVRLQVHIEIH, translated from the exons ATGACGGGGCTGTCTCACTTGGTGCTCCGCTTCTCGGGCACCGCGGGGCGCACCTACGGAGTCTTCTCCAAAGGCCTGACCAGGACTTTGTTGATATTCTTCGGTCTGGCCTGGCGACTGCGAATCAGGTTCCCGTACATCTACCTTGTCGCCTCCATGATGTTTAACGTCAGGCTCCAG GTCCACATTGAGATCCACTGA